A genomic segment from Corylus avellana chromosome ca5, CavTom2PMs-1.0 encodes:
- the LOC132183216 gene encoding uncharacterized protein LOC132183216 produces MASLSSITAHKFPQLTKPIAETKRSNFPSTALSTQLFNKSNPSNNFSFSARKRRNWVIGSVTEDREVAPVKSNLAEEEESRLLLNGSEEFQPLSSSKGSEEGDDLDRSVSKAINATIVLGFGTFAVTKLLTIDNDYWHGWTLYEVLRYAPEHNWIAYEQALKSNPVLAKMAISGIVYSLGDWIAQCYEGKPLFEFDRTRTFRSGLVGFTLHGSLSHYYYQFCEALFPFQDWWVVPAKVAFDQTVWSAIWNTIYFVVLGFLRFESPTNIFNELKTTFLPLLTAGWKLWPFAHLITYGVIPVEQRLLWVDCVELIWVTILSTYSNEKSTARISEVSSESNPTSSSSPPKE; encoded by the exons ATGGCTAGTCTCAGCAGCATCACCGCCCACAAATTCCCTCAACTCACCAAACCCATCGCAGAAACCAAGAGATCCAACTTCCCTTCAACTGCCCTCTCCACCCAGCTCTTCAATAAGTCCAACCCATCTAACAATTTCAGCTTCTCAGCCCGGAAAAGAAGGAACTGGGTAATTGGGTCGGTCACAGAGGACCGAGAGGTGGCTCCAGTGAAGAGTAATCTTGCTGAGGAAGAAGAAAGCCGCTTGTTGCTCAATGGTTCTGAAGAATTTCAACCTCTGTCTTCTTCCAAGGGGAGTGAGGAGGGTGATGATCTTGATAGGTCGGTTAGCAAAGCTATCAATGCTACTATTGTGCTTGGATTTGGGACCTTTGCTGTCACCAAGTTGCTCACCATTGACAATGATTACTGGCAT GGATGGACCCTTTATGAGGTACTAAGATATGCACCTGAACACAACTGGATTGCGTATGAACAAGCTCTCAAATCAAACCCCGTTTTAGCCAAAATGGCAATAAGTGGGATTGTGTACTCGCTAGGAGATTGGATTGCCCAA TGTTATGAAGGAAAGCCTCTTTTTGAGTTTGACCGGACACGTACGTTCAGATCAGGCCTGGTTGGCTTTACTCTCCATGGATCCCTTTCTCATTATTACTACCAATTTTGTGAG GCTCTTTTTCCTTTCCAAGATTGGTGGGTGGTCCCTGCCAAAGTTGCCTTTGACCAAACAGTGTGGTCAGCAATTTGGAACACCATCTATTTTGTAGTTTTGGGGTTCCTGCGTTTTGAATCTCCAACCaatatttttaatgaattgaAGACTACATTTTTGCCCTTGCTGACT GCTGGGTGGAAGCTTTGGCCATTTGCCCATCTGATAACCTATGGTGTTATCCCTGTTGAACAAAGGCTTCTTTGGGTGGACTGCGTGGAGCTCATCTGGGTTACCATACTCTCAAC TTATTCAAATGAGAAATCGACAGCACGAATATCTGAGGTATCGTCTGAATCAAATCCTACATCTTCATCAAGTCCTCCTAAG GAGTAA